Proteins encoded by one window of Glycine soja cultivar W05 chromosome 15, ASM419377v2, whole genome shotgun sequence:
- the LOC114388386 gene encoding probable BOI-related E3 ubiquitin-protein ligase 3: protein MAVEARHLNLFPSQLITNRQVMDSGEANMMNMYNNSTPIGGYSSFLPLSGAVTETALPSSVFNHSLANAVKSESGVTYNNNNNNNNVSVSPMSRKRSRDNNNNYGYNNNNNDSFSFLGQDVSLQIQQQQLDIEHLIMQRMEKVRMEIDEKRKRQARRIIEAIEVGVMKKLKTKEEEIEKIGKLNWALEEKVKHLCMENQVWRNIAETNEATANALRCNLEQVLAQRGGMAAEEDVGGGATVCGGAEMDDAESCCGSTEEDGLEKETGGWRTLAGCAGVKDKEGGGNGRLCRNCRKEESCVLILPCRHLCLCTVCGSSLHICPICKSYKTASVHVNMS from the exons ATGGCCGTTGAAGCGCGCCATCTCAATCTCTTCCCTTCTCAACTCATCACCAACCG GCAAGTGATGGATTCTGGTGAGGCGAATATGATGAACATGTACAACAACAGCACTCCGATTGGTGGTTACTCTTCGTTTCTGCCGTTATCCGGCGCCGTCACGGAGACGGCGCTTCCGTCCTCGGTTTTCAACCATTCTCTCGCCAACGCCGTCAAATCCGAAAGCGGCGTTacctacaacaacaacaacaacaacaacaacgtttCTGTTTCTCCCATGTCGAGAAAGCGTTCCCGAGATAATAACAACAATTACggttacaacaacaacaacaacgattCATTTTCGTTTCTCGGCCAAGACGTTTCTCTCCAGATCCAGCAGCAGCAACTCGACATCGAGCATTTAATCATGCAACGC ATGGagaaggtgagaatggagattGATGAGAAGAGGAAGAGGCAAGCGAGGAGGATCATTGAAGCGATTGAGGTTGGAGTGATGAAGAAGCTGAAGACGAAGGAAGAGGAGATAGAGAAAATCGGAAAACTGAATTGGGCgttggaagagaaagtgaagCATCTCTGCATGGAGAATCAGGTGTGGCGTAACATAGCGGAAACCAACGAAGCCACAGCGAATGCTCTGCGGTGTAATTTAGAGCAGGTTCTCGCGCAGCGCGGCGGAATGGCGGCGGAGGAAGACGTCGGCGGAGGCGCCACCGTGTGCGGCGGCGCGGAGATGGACGACGCCGAGTCCTGCTGCGGGAGCACCGAGGAGGACGGTTTAGAAAAGGAAACGGGGGGTTGGCGCACGTTAGCGGGGTGCGCAGGGGTGAAGGATAAGGAGGGTGGTGGTAATGGGAGGTTGTGCAGGAACTGTAGGAAGGAAGAGTCTTGTGTGCTGATTTTGCCGTGCCGTCATTTGTGCTTGTGTACTGTGTGTGGGTCTTCACTCCACATTTGTCCCATTTGTAAATCCTATAAGACTGCTAGTGTGCATGTTAACATGTCCTAA